The following proteins are encoded in a genomic region of Drosophila willistoni isolate 14030-0811.24 chromosome 3R, UCI_dwil_1.1, whole genome shotgun sequence:
- the LOC26529872 gene encoding pre-mRNA-splicing factor Slu7, which produces MSSGAVRTPVSQIIHNKDDQDAEEEPKKKSREDWRKAKELEEARKAGTAPAAVDEEGRDINPHIPQYISNAPWYYGSQGPTLKHQRPQHEDERGQLDKRAPKGLDTTRIVTKFRKGACENCGAMSHKKKDCLERPRKVQAKYAESIVVHDEHIVHDASVNYDEKRDRWSSYDPANHREIIEEYEKVEEAKRQLKAEKLKNDPDAEISDEDGNEDKYVDEVDMPGTKVDSKQRITVRNLRIREDTAKYLRNLDPNSAYYDPKTRSMRDNPNPNVPSEEAEFAGENFVRFSGDTTAQATAQLFAWEAHGKGVDVHLLAEPTKLELLQKEYEQKKEQFKSSTKTHIVEKYGGEEHLQAPPKSLLLAQTEEYIEYSRSGKIIKGVEKPKARSIYEEDVYINNHTTVWGSFWNAGRWGYKCCKSFIKNSYCVGMQEPEGFSEQTSSAAAAAAAAPTTNTTNAVHLETQSEEAEQAPVSEVDSAPSSDSSSSEEEEEVQKPSKKSKKKSKKREKKRKAKEQRKKKSKNKEKEKDKEKLAKHKQIPDEEVDDRKRPYNSMYDIKAPTEDEIEEWKKKRPRAEDPMLQFM; this is translated from the exons atgagcTCTGGGGCAGTGCGTACGCCTGTGTCTCAGATTATCCACAACAAAGATGATCAGGATGCGGAGGAGGAACCGAAAAAGAAATCCCGCGAGGATTGGCGGAAGGCAAAGGAGCTAGAGGAGGCCCGTAAGGCAGGCACAGCACCAGCCGCCGTCGATGAAGAGGGACGAGATATTAATCCACATATCCCACAATATATATCAAATGCACCGTGGTACTATGGCTCGCAAGGGCCCACTCTCAAGCATCAGCGTCCACAGCACGAAGATGAGCGTGGCCAGTTGGATAAACGAGCACCCAAGGGCTTGGACACCACTCGTATAGTGACGAAATTTCGAAAGGGTGCTTGCGAAAATTGCGGCGCCATGTCTCACAAGAAGAAAGATTGCCTAGAGAGGCCGCGCAAGGTGCAGGCAAAGTACGCCGAGTCCATCGTGGTTCATGACGAACACATTGTGCATGATGCGTCGGTGAATTATGACGAGAAGCGAGATCGCTGGAGTTCTTACGATCCAGCCAATCACCGGGAGATTATTGAGGAGTATGAAAAAGTTGAAGAAGCCAAGCGTCAATTAAAAGCTGAAAAACTAAAGAATG ATCCCGATGCTGAAATCTCAGATGAAGATGGTAATGAAGACAAATATGTGGATGAGGTTGACATGCCGGGAACCAAAGTGGACTCCAAGCAGCGGATCACAGTACGGAATTTGCGCATTCGAGAGGATACTGCCAAATATCTGCGTAATCTGGATCCCAATTCGGCCTACTATGATCCCAAGACACGCTCTATGCGTGACAATCCCAATCCCAATGTTCCATCCGAGGA AGCTGAATTTGCGGGAGAGAACTTTGTGCGCTTTTCTGGTGACACCACAGCCCAAGCAACTGCCCAATTGTTTGCCTGGGAGGCACATGGCAAAGGCGTTGATGTACATTTGCTTGCCGAGCCCACCAAGCTGGAACTGCTGCAGAAGGAGTATGAACAGAAGAAGGAACAATTCAAGTCAAGT ACAAAAACCCACATTGTAGAGAAATATGGCGGGGAAGAGCATCTTCAGGCGCCGCCCAAATCTCTTTTGCTGGCCCAGACCGAGGAATATATCGAGTATTCACGTAGCGGTAAAATCATTAAAGGTGTAGAGAAACCCAAAGCGCGTAGCATTTATGAGGAAGATGTCTATATCAATAATCATACAACGGTGTGGGGAAGTTTTTGGAATGCCGGCCGCTGGGGCTATAAGTGCTGCAAATCATTCATTAAAAACTCGTACTGTGTTGGCATGCAGGAACCGGAAGGGTTCTCGGAGCAAACATcttctgctgctgcagctgccgccgctgccccCACCACCAATACCACTAACGCTGTACATCTTGAAACTCAGTCGGAGGAAGCTGAACAGGCTCCCGTATCAGAAGTCGATTCGGCACCAAGTTCTGACTCTTCTTCTtcagaggaggaggaggaggtgcaAAAGCCCAGCAAGAAATCCAagaaaaaatcgaaaaaacgTGAAAAGAAAAGGAAGGCCAAGGAGCAACGTAAAaagaaatccaaaaacaaGGAGAAGGAAAAGGACAAAGAGAAGCTTGCGAAGCATAAACAGATACCTGATGAGGAGGTTGATGATCGCAAACGTCCCTACAACAGCATGTATGACATAAAAGCTCCCACCGAGGATGAAATCGAAGAATGGAAAAAGAAGCGGCCACGTGCCGAAGATCCTATGCTCCAATTTATGTAG